One Rhododendron vialii isolate Sample 1 chromosome 2a, ASM3025357v1 genomic region harbors:
- the LOC131316672 gene encoding triose phosphate/phosphate translocator, chloroplastic isoform X3 codes for MWYFLNVIFNILNKKIYNYFPYPYFVSVIHLGVGVVYCLVSWAVGLPKRAPMDSNQLKLLIPVAVCHALGHVTSNVSFAAVAVSFTHTIKALEPFFNAAASQFILGQQIPLTLWLSLAPVVLGVSMASLTELSFNWLGFISAMISNISFTYRSIYSKKAMTDMDSTNLYAYISIIALFVCIPPAIIFEGPQLLKSGFSDAIAKVGLTKFITDLFWVGMFYHLYNQLATNTLERVAPLTHAVGNVLKRVFVIGFSIIVFGNRISTQTGIGTCIAIAGVAIYSFIKAKMEEEKRVRPSKKHIRKYEPMNL; via the exons ATGTG GTACTTTCTGAACGTGATTTTCAACATACTGAACAAGAAGATCTACAATTACTTCCCATACCCCTA TTTTGTGTCAGTTATACATTTGGGCGTTGGTGTGGTGTACTGTTTGGTGAGCTGGGCTGTGGGCCTTCCTAAGCGCGCT CCAATGGACTCAAACCAACTGAAGCTGCTCATTCCCGTCGCTGTGTGTCATGCTTTAGGCCATGTAACCAGCAATGTTTCATTTGCAGCAGTTGCTGTCTCATTTACTCACACAATCAAAG CCCTGGAGCCTTTCTTCAATGCTGCTGCTTCTCAATTCATACTTGGACAGCAGATACCCCTGACTCTATGGCTATCACTGGCTCCGGTTGTTCTTG GTGTTTCAATGGCTTCATTGACTGAGCTGTCATTCAACTGGTTGGGATTCATCAGTGCGATGATTTCCAACATCTCCTTCACTTACAGGAGTATATACTCGAAGAAAGCTATG ACTGATATGGACAGCACTAATTTGTATGCTTACATTTCCATTATTGCCCTCTTTGTCTGCATTCCACCTGCCATCATT TTCGAAGGACCTCAACTTCTCAAATCTGGGTTTAGTGACGCCATTGCTAAAGTAGGGCTAACAAAGTTCATCACAGATCTGTTTTGGGTGGGAATGTTCTACCACCTCTACAATCAG TTAGCAACGAATACCCTTGAGAGGGTGGCACCTCTTACGCATGCAGTTGGCAATGTGTTGAAGCGTGTTTTTGTGATTGGCTTCTCAATCATCGTCTTTG GTAACAGGATTTCAACACAAACTGGCATTGGAACATGCATTGCGATTGCTGGAGTGGCTATCTACTCGTTCATTAAGGCCAAGATGGAGGAGGAGAAAAGGGTGAGGCCTTCTAAAAAACATATTCGCAAATATGAACCAATGAACTTGTAA
- the LOC131316672 gene encoding triose phosphate/phosphate translocator, chloroplastic isoform X2 produces the protein MESRVLSGATTVSAGIPRLSKPARLNPTCFAAVRLAGAVDGFGGNLIWGRQLRPAILLESSSPLASSVPVTKREILRPSLAAASSPAEGSDSSGDAKVGFLEKYPTLLTGFFFFMWYFLNVIFNILNKKIYNYFPYPYFVSVIHLGVGVVYCLVSWAVGLPKRAPMDSNQLKLLIPVAVCHALGHVTSNVSFAAVAVSFTHTIKALEPFFNAAASQFILGQQIPLTLWLSLAPVVLGVSMASLTELSFNWLGFISAMISNISFTYRSIYSKKAMTDMDSTNLYAYISIIALFVCIPPAIIFEGPQLLKSGFSDAIAKVGLTKFITDLFWVGMFYHLYNQLATNTLERVAPLTHAVGNVLKRVFVIGFSIIVFGNRISTQTGIGTCIAIAGVAIYSFIKAKMEEEKRQMKSA, from the exons ATGGAGTCGCGAGTGCTGTCTGGCGCCACCACCGTCTCCGCCGGCATCCCCCGCCTGTCGAAGCCGGCGAGGCTGAACCCCACCTGCTTCGCGGCCGTGAGGCTCGCCGGAGCCGTTGATGGCTTCGGCGGAAATCTCATCTGGGGGAGGCAGCTACGGCCAGCTATACTCCTCGAGAGCTCGTCGCCTTTGGCTTCCAGTGTTCCGGTGACGAAGCGCGAGATTCTCCGGCCGAGCCTTGCCGCCGCGTCGTCGCCGGCAGAGGGCAGCGATTCCTCCGG GGATGCTAAGGTCGGGTTTTTGGAGAAGTACCCAACACTTCTTACCGGGTTCTTCTTTTTCATGTG GTACTTTCTGAACGTGATTTTCAACATACTGAACAAGAAGATCTACAATTACTTCCCATACCCCTA TTTTGTGTCAGTTATACATTTGGGCGTTGGTGTGGTGTACTGTTTGGTGAGCTGGGCTGTGGGCCTTCCTAAGCGCGCT CCAATGGACTCAAACCAACTGAAGCTGCTCATTCCCGTCGCTGTGTGTCATGCTTTAGGCCATGTAACCAGCAATGTTTCATTTGCAGCAGTTGCTGTCTCATTTACTCACACAATCAAAG CCCTGGAGCCTTTCTTCAATGCTGCTGCTTCTCAATTCATACTTGGACAGCAGATACCCCTGACTCTATGGCTATCACTGGCTCCGGTTGTTCTTG GTGTTTCAATGGCTTCATTGACTGAGCTGTCATTCAACTGGTTGGGATTCATCAGTGCGATGATTTCCAACATCTCCTTCACTTACAGGAGTATATACTCGAAGAAAGCTATG ACTGATATGGACAGCACTAATTTGTATGCTTACATTTCCATTATTGCCCTCTTTGTCTGCATTCCACCTGCCATCATT TTCGAAGGACCTCAACTTCTCAAATCTGGGTTTAGTGACGCCATTGCTAAAGTAGGGCTAACAAAGTTCATCACAGATCTGTTTTGGGTGGGAATGTTCTACCACCTCTACAATCAG TTAGCAACGAATACCCTTGAGAGGGTGGCACCTCTTACGCATGCAGTTGGCAATGTGTTGAAGCGTGTTTTTGTGATTGGCTTCTCAATCATCGTCTTTG GTAACAGGATTTCAACACAAACTGGCATTGGAACATGCATTGCGATTGCTGGAGTGGCTATCTACTCGTTCATTAAGGCCAAGATGGAGGAGGAGAAAAGG CAAATGAAATCGGCATGA
- the LOC131316672 gene encoding triose phosphate/phosphate translocator, chloroplastic isoform X1 yields MESRVLSGATTVSAGIPRLSKPARLNPTCFAAVRLAGAVDGFGGNLIWGRQLRPAILLESSSPLASSVPVTKREILRPSLAAASSPAEGSDSSGDAKVGFLEKYPTLLTGFFFFMWYFLNVIFNILNKKIYNYFPYPYFVSVIHLGVGVVYCLVSWAVGLPKRAPMDSNQLKLLIPVAVCHALGHVTSNVSFAAVAVSFTHTIKALEPFFNAAASQFILGQQIPLTLWLSLAPVVLGVSMASLTELSFNWLGFISAMISNISFTYRSIYSKKAMTDMDSTNLYAYISIIALFVCIPPAIIFEGPQLLKSGFSDAIAKVGLTKFITDLFWVGMFYHLYNQLATNTLERVAPLTHAVGNVLKRVFVIGFSIIVFGNRISTQTGIGTCIAIAGVAIYSFIKAKMEEEKRVRPSKKHIRKYEPMNL; encoded by the exons ATGGAGTCGCGAGTGCTGTCTGGCGCCACCACCGTCTCCGCCGGCATCCCCCGCCTGTCGAAGCCGGCGAGGCTGAACCCCACCTGCTTCGCGGCCGTGAGGCTCGCCGGAGCCGTTGATGGCTTCGGCGGAAATCTCATCTGGGGGAGGCAGCTACGGCCAGCTATACTCCTCGAGAGCTCGTCGCCTTTGGCTTCCAGTGTTCCGGTGACGAAGCGCGAGATTCTCCGGCCGAGCCTTGCCGCCGCGTCGTCGCCGGCAGAGGGCAGCGATTCCTCCGG GGATGCTAAGGTCGGGTTTTTGGAGAAGTACCCAACACTTCTTACCGGGTTCTTCTTTTTCATGTG GTACTTTCTGAACGTGATTTTCAACATACTGAACAAGAAGATCTACAATTACTTCCCATACCCCTA TTTTGTGTCAGTTATACATTTGGGCGTTGGTGTGGTGTACTGTTTGGTGAGCTGGGCTGTGGGCCTTCCTAAGCGCGCT CCAATGGACTCAAACCAACTGAAGCTGCTCATTCCCGTCGCTGTGTGTCATGCTTTAGGCCATGTAACCAGCAATGTTTCATTTGCAGCAGTTGCTGTCTCATTTACTCACACAATCAAAG CCCTGGAGCCTTTCTTCAATGCTGCTGCTTCTCAATTCATACTTGGACAGCAGATACCCCTGACTCTATGGCTATCACTGGCTCCGGTTGTTCTTG GTGTTTCAATGGCTTCATTGACTGAGCTGTCATTCAACTGGTTGGGATTCATCAGTGCGATGATTTCCAACATCTCCTTCACTTACAGGAGTATATACTCGAAGAAAGCTATG ACTGATATGGACAGCACTAATTTGTATGCTTACATTTCCATTATTGCCCTCTTTGTCTGCATTCCACCTGCCATCATT TTCGAAGGACCTCAACTTCTCAAATCTGGGTTTAGTGACGCCATTGCTAAAGTAGGGCTAACAAAGTTCATCACAGATCTGTTTTGGGTGGGAATGTTCTACCACCTCTACAATCAG TTAGCAACGAATACCCTTGAGAGGGTGGCACCTCTTACGCATGCAGTTGGCAATGTGTTGAAGCGTGTTTTTGTGATTGGCTTCTCAATCATCGTCTTTG GTAACAGGATTTCAACACAAACTGGCATTGGAACATGCATTGCGATTGCTGGAGTGGCTATCTACTCGTTCATTAAGGCCAAGATGGAGGAGGAGAAAAGGGTGAGGCCTTCTAAAAAACATATTCGCAAATATGAACCAATGAACTTGTAA